In Nitrobacteraceae bacterium AZCC 1564, the following proteins share a genomic window:
- a CDS encoding phosphatidylethanolamine/phosphatidyl-N-methylethanolamine N-methyltransferase (product_source=KO:K00570; cath_funfam=3.40.50.150; cog=COG3963; ko=KO:K00570; pfam=PF00398; superfamily=53335) has protein sequence MAPQPSARALKKPLRLDDEVRFLRSWIEKPLHVGAVMPSGKVLARTVARYVDIQSSAPVIELGPGTGAITDALIARGVSEKRLLLVEFDPGFCALLRERYPQATIIQGDAYNLDQTLSELHQPAAAMVSGLPLVTKPMMIRMKLMRDAFLKLEHGAPFIQFTYAVTPPIPKSLPGVHTQASERIWMNLPPARVWVYRKG, from the coding sequence ATGGCCCCCCAGCCCTCTGCCCGTGCGCTGAAAAAGCCGCTTCGTCTCGATGATGAAGTTCGTTTTCTTCGCTCTTGGATCGAAAAGCCGTTGCACGTCGGTGCGGTGATGCCGTCAGGCAAGGTGCTGGCTCGCACTGTCGCCCGGTATGTCGATATTCAGTCGTCGGCACCTGTCATCGAACTTGGCCCAGGGACGGGTGCGATCACCGACGCGCTGATCGCACGCGGGGTCAGTGAAAAGCGTCTTCTGCTGGTTGAATTCGATCCTGGTTTTTGTGCGCTGCTGCGCGAGCGTTATCCGCAAGCGACTATCATTCAGGGCGACGCTTATAATCTCGACCAGACGCTATCTGAGCTGCATCAGCCCGCAGCCGCGATGGTGTCCGGACTGCCGCTCGTGACCAAGCCGATGATGATCCGCATGAAGCTGATGCGGGATGCTTTCCTAAAGCTCGAACACGGCGCGCCCTTTATTCAGTTCACGTACGCTGTAACACCGCCGATTCCGAAGTCGCTGCCGGGCGTTCATACCCAAGCCTCTGAACGCATCTGGATGAATTTGCCGCCCGCACGTGTCTGGGTTTACCGCAAGGGCTGA
- a CDS encoding chromate reductase (product_source=KO:K19784; cath_funfam=3.40.50.360; cog=COG0431; ko=KO:K19784; pfam=PF03358; superfamily=52218) produces MAALKILVIPGSLRTGSYNAQLAAAAIKELALADVDPTMVSLGDYPMPIYDGDLEASSGAPKAAIDLKNMMGAHHGVFIVSPEYNSSVPPLLKNAIDWVTRVRERGEPLGQVFRDRAFAIGAASNGKFGGVRVLMALRQILTLGCGATVIPKQVALSRAAEAFDEMGALKDPNDADLLRGTVRQLIDVAERMM; encoded by the coding sequence ATGGCTGCTCTCAAAATTCTCGTCATTCCAGGCTCTCTGCGCACCGGCTCTTACAACGCGCAGCTGGCAGCCGCAGCCATCAAGGAATTAGCCTTGGCGGACGTGGATCCCACAATGGTCTCGCTCGGGGATTATCCGATGCCGATTTACGACGGGGACCTGGAGGCGAGTTCCGGCGCACCAAAAGCCGCAATTGATCTGAAGAACATGATGGGTGCGCACCACGGTGTGTTCATCGTCAGTCCCGAATACAATTCATCCGTACCGCCGCTTCTGAAAAACGCCATCGACTGGGTCACGCGGGTGCGTGAACGCGGCGAGCCGCTCGGCCAAGTGTTTCGTGACCGAGCTTTTGCAATCGGCGCAGCATCCAATGGAAAGTTTGGCGGCGTGCGCGTGCTGATGGCGCTCCGCCAAATTCTGACGCTCGGATGCGGCGCAACGGTTATTCCGAAGCAGGTCGCGTTGTCGCGCGCTGCTGAAGCTTTCGATGAGATGGGTGCCTTGAAAGATCCGAACGATGCGGATTTGCTTCGGGGTACCGTGCGGCAACTGATCGACGTCGCGGAACGAATGATGTGA
- a CDS encoding orotidine-5'-phosphate decarboxylase (product_source=KO:K01591; cath_funfam=3.20.20.70; cog=COG0284; ko=KO:K01591; pfam=PF00215; smart=SM00934; superfamily=51366; tigrfam=TIGR01740), translating into MTSANIATRDRLIVALDLSSVEAAEALIERIGDSVTFYKIGYQLAYAGGLPLVSKLADRGKKVFIDLKLHDIGNTVAKGVESIARQGATFLTVHAYPQTMKAAVEARAGSSLRILAVTVLTSYDNDDLQQAGYRHSVPDLVELRARQAQAIGVDGLVCSGEEAANLRGIVGTSMTLVTPGIRPAGSDVGDQKRVMTPTRAIAAGADYLVVGRPVVAASDPKVAAEAIVAEIAQAYG; encoded by the coding sequence ATGACATCTGCAAATATTGCCACGCGCGATCGTCTGATCGTTGCCCTTGATCTCTCAAGCGTTGAGGCGGCGGAAGCGCTGATCGAGCGGATCGGAGACAGCGTGACCTTCTATAAGATCGGCTATCAGCTTGCCTACGCCGGTGGATTGCCCCTGGTTTCCAAACTCGCCGATCGAGGCAAAAAGGTTTTTATCGATCTTAAGCTGCACGACATCGGCAATACGGTTGCCAAGGGCGTTGAGAGCATTGCCAGGCAGGGCGCGACGTTTCTGACGGTGCACGCTTATCCGCAGACCATGAAGGCCGCTGTTGAAGCCCGTGCCGGATCGTCGCTCAGGATTCTCGCGGTGACGGTGCTGACGTCATACGACAACGATGATTTGCAGCAGGCAGGTTACCGCCACAGCGTGCCTGATCTCGTGGAGCTTCGTGCGCGACAGGCGCAAGCGATTGGAGTCGATGGTCTGGTGTGTTCGGGCGAAGAGGCCGCCAATCTGCGTGGCATCGTTGGGACAAGCATGACTCTGGTGACGCCGGGGATTCGGCCTGCAGGCAGCGACGTCGGCGATCAGAAGCGCGTCATGACGCCGACGCGCGCGATCGCGGCTGGCGCGGATTATCTTGTTGTCGGCCGTCCGGTTGTTGCTGCATCCGATCCGAAAGTGGCGGCGGAAGCGATTGTCGCTGAAATCGCGCAGGCCTACGGGTAG
- a CDS encoding uncharacterized protein (DUF1330 family) (product_source=COG5470; cog=COG5470; pfam=PF07045; superfamily=54909) has translation MAKGYWVARIDVHDLDGYKNDYVAHNGGVFKKYGAKFLVRAGQYEAHEGPARSRNVVIEFKDYETALACYHSPEYQALVAKRAPHSNGEIIIIEGYDGPQP, from the coding sequence ATGGCAAAGGGTTACTGGGTCGCGCGCATCGATGTGCACGATCTCGATGGCTACAAAAATGATTATGTGGCGCACAATGGAGGCGTGTTCAAAAAATATGGCGCGAAATTTCTGGTGCGCGCCGGGCAATACGAGGCGCATGAAGGCCCGGCGCGCTCGCGCAATGTCGTCATCGAATTCAAGGACTATGAGACGGCTCTCGCCTGCTATCATTCGCCGGAATATCAGGCACTGGTGGCAAAACGCGCGCCCCATTCCAACGGCGAAATCATCATCATCGAGGGCTATGACGGCCCGCAGCCCTGA
- a CDS encoding 4-hydroxy-tetrahydrodipicolinate reductase (product_source=KO:K00215; cath_funfam=3.40.50.720; cog=COG0289; ko=KO:K00215; pfam=PF01113,PF05173; superfamily=51735; tigrfam=TIGR00036), translating into MSDMRLIVAGAGGRMGRTLVRAISETPGAIVTGALEAPGSDLLGQDAGVLAGLPANGVELSCDLWSLSKDADGILDFTVPAATIANVAIAAQRGLVHVIGTTGLSASDNAVIRSVTSQAVVVQSGNMSLGVNLLAALVKQVAKSLDEDFDIEIVEMHHKAKIDAPSGTAYLLGQAAAEGRGVNLEQRSVRARDGYTGPRNPGDIGFATLRGGTVTGDHSVIFAGPYERIELAHKAEDRMIFARGALKAAMWARDKKPGFYTMADVLGIG; encoded by the coding sequence ATGTCCGATATGCGGTTGATCGTTGCAGGAGCCGGGGGACGGATGGGCCGAACCCTGGTCCGTGCCATTTCCGAGACGCCAGGCGCCATCGTCACCGGTGCACTGGAAGCGCCGGGTTCCGATTTGCTTGGACAGGACGCCGGCGTGCTGGCCGGGCTGCCCGCCAATGGCGTAGAACTGTCGTGCGATCTGTGGAGCCTCTCCAAGGACGCTGACGGTATCCTCGATTTCACGGTCCCGGCCGCGACGATTGCGAACGTCGCCATTGCCGCTCAGCGCGGCCTCGTCCATGTCATCGGCACCACGGGCCTCTCGGCCTCCGACAATGCTGTCATCCGCAGCGTCACGTCCCAGGCCGTCGTCGTGCAGTCCGGCAATATGAGCCTTGGTGTCAATCTGCTCGCTGCGTTGGTGAAGCAGGTGGCCAAGTCGCTCGATGAGGATTTTGATATCGAGATCGTCGAGATGCATCACAAGGCGAAGATCGATGCACCATCCGGCACAGCCTATCTGCTGGGTCAGGCGGCCGCAGAGGGCCGCGGCGTCAATCTTGAGCAGAGGTCCGTGCGCGCCCGCGATGGATACACCGGTCCGCGCAATCCCGGCGATATCGGGTTCGCTACGCTGCGCGGCGGCACGGTCACTGGCGATCACTCTGTCATTTTTGCTGGCCCGTATGAGCGCATCGAGCTGGCACACAAGGCCGAGGATCGCATGATCTTTGCGCGTGGTGCGTTGAAGGCCGCCATGTGGGCGCGGGACAAGAAACCCGGCTTCTACACGATGGCCGATGTGCTTGGCATCGGCTGA